From Clostridiales bacterium, the proteins below share one genomic window:
- a CDS encoding glycoside hydrolase family 127 protein, producing MQAKFKNSVSLPLKNVKINDGFWSKYIDLVRDVVLPYQWDALNDRIPGADPSHAIKNFKIAAGMEQGEFYGMVFQDSDVAKWLEAVAYSLETHPDSELEKTADGVIDIIEKAQQKDGYLDTYFIIKEPENRWTNLCECHELYCAGHMIEAAVAYYEATGKKKLLNVACKLADHIDSVFGPEIGKKRGYPGHQEIELALVKLYHATDEEKYLKLGKYFIDERGNKPYYFDIEWEKRGRISNWTGRISNRPSKNSEYNQTHLPVREQSAAVGHAVRAVYMYSGMADVAAETGDAELLNACRRLWNNIVSKRMYITGGIGSQAYGEAFSFDYDLPNDTVYAETCASVGLMFFANRMMHIEPKGIYADVMERALYNIIISAMSRDGKRFFYVNPLEVVPEACKKNQTKFHVKPERQKWFGCACCPPNIARLLTSLGYYIYSKNDSTIYINLYVGGEVETELNGSKIKISEDTQYPWDGKIIMKISLKEEKDFDLALRVPGWCSNASVNVNGKNIQLYSKIVDGYATISRTWKDGDTIELLFTMPALRVRANPKVREDMGKVAVQRGPVVYCLEEADNGANLHEIILPKESQLRVEFDNDLLGGIPVIAAEAERVNNNWGDQLYKANTSAEVYKENIKFIPYFAWANRGTGEMTVWVNEK from the coding sequence ATGCAGGCGAAATTTAAGAACTCGGTATCGCTACCTCTAAAAAATGTAAAGATCAATGATGGTTTTTGGTCGAAGTATATCGATTTGGTTCGTGATGTGGTATTGCCTTATCAGTGGGATGCGCTCAACGATAGAATACCCGGTGCAGACCCCAGCCATGCCATAAAAAATTTCAAAATCGCAGCAGGAATGGAACAAGGCGAATTTTATGGTATGGTTTTTCAAGACAGCGATGTGGCAAAATGGTTGGAAGCTGTTGCTTACAGTCTTGAGACGCATCCGGATAGCGAGCTTGAAAAAACAGCCGATGGGGTGATAGATATAATCGAGAAAGCCCAACAAAAAGACGGATACCTCGATACATATTTCATTATCAAAGAGCCGGAGAATAGATGGACTAACCTTTGCGAATGCCATGAGCTATATTGTGCCGGCCATATGATTGAAGCCGCCGTGGCATATTATGAGGCGACAGGCAAAAAAAAGCTGCTTAATGTGGCATGTAAACTTGCAGATCATATAGATTCGGTTTTCGGGCCTGAAATTGGGAAGAAAAGAGGGTACCCAGGACATCAAGAGATTGAACTTGCGCTGGTAAAATTATATCATGCTACAGATGAAGAAAAATATCTTAAACTCGGCAAATATTTTATTGATGAACGTGGAAACAAGCCATATTATTTTGATATCGAGTGGGAAAAGCGCGGGAGGATATCTAACTGGACCGGCAGGATTTCCAATAGGCCGAGCAAGAATAGCGAGTACAATCAAACGCATTTGCCCGTAAGAGAGCAATCTGCCGCAGTCGGACATGCAGTTAGAGCGGTATATATGTACTCGGGAATGGCCGATGTGGCGGCTGAAACAGGGGATGCAGAGCTTTTAAATGCTTGCAGGAGACTATGGAACAATATAGTGTCAAAGAGAATGTACATAACCGGGGGTATAGGTTCGCAGGCGTATGGCGAGGCTTTCTCCTTTGATTATGATCTTCCTAACGATACAGTATATGCTGAAACCTGCGCATCTGTCGGTTTAATGTTTTTTGCCAATAGGATGATGCATATAGAACCCAAGGGCATTTACGCAGATGTTATGGAAAGGGCTTTATACAACATAATAATAAGTGCAATGTCCAGGGATGGGAAAAGATTTTTTTATGTAAATCCGCTGGAAGTAGTACCTGAGGCCTGTAAAAAAAATCAGACAAAATTCCATGTTAAGCCCGAAAGGCAAAAGTGGTTCGGCTGCGCTTGCTGTCCCCCTAATATAGCAAGGCTTCTTACATCTCTTGGATATTATATTTACAGCAAAAATGATTCAACTATTTACATAAATTTATATGTGGGCGGGGAAGTGGAAACTGAATTAAATGGAAGTAAAATAAAAATATCTGAAGATACTCAATATCCGTGGGATGGTAAGATTATCATGAAAATTTCGCTAAAGGAAGAAAAGGACTTTGATTTAGCATTGCGCGTTCCGGGATGGTGCAGTAATGCGTCGGTAAATGTAAACGGAAAAAATATACAGCTTTATAGTAAAATCGTAGACGGTTATGCAACAATAAGCAGGACGTGGAAAGATGGAGATACTATAGAGTTGCTATTTACAATGCCTGCACTTCGCGTTAGGGCAAATCCTAAAGTCAGGGAAGATATGGGGAAGGTTGCCGTACAAAGAGGACCTGTTGTGTATTGCCTTGAAGAGGCGGATAATGGGGCAAACTTACATGAAATCATACTCCCTAAAGAATCTCAATTAAGAGTTGAATTTGATAATGACCTTTTAGGCGGGATCCCTGTTATTGCCGCTGAAGCTGAACGGGTAAACAATAACTGGGGTGACCAATTGTATAAAGCAAATACTTCGGCTGAGGTCTATAAGGAAAATATTAAATTTATTCCATATTTCGCCTGGGCCAATCGTGGAACAGGGGAAATGACTGTCTGGGTAAATGAAAAATGA
- a CDS encoding glycoside hydrolase family 27 protein, which yields MNKNLALTPPMGWNSWDCYGASVCEREVRGNAGYMAEKLKKFGWEYIVVDIQWYEPTADSTQYHPYAHLDMDGYGRLIPSANRFPCAKDGKGFAKLADYVHSLGLKFGIHILRGIPRQAVKANTPVLGSDKHAADIANINSVCSWNTDMYGIDASKEGAQEYYNSIINMYAGWGIDFIKVDDICSPYSAGEVELVQNAISNCSRDIVLSLSPGPAPLEFAEHLKAHANMWRISGDFWDNWEQLYKQFKLLADWNEHMGPGRWPDADMLPLGHICLREASFGGKGKWSGFTKDEQVTLMSLWCIARSPLMFGGEMTHNDKWTLDLITNEEVLSILKNSNSNRQLYRKDDKVVWTAAGDNDEIYVALFNLNESVQDISIKFSDLGLHGEYMLRNLWSHQNSGMVNSDVRFEFKPHSSKLFKLTKIK from the coding sequence ATGAATAAAAATTTAGCACTAACCCCACCGATGGGGTGGAACAGTTGGGATTGCTATGGAGCAAGTGTCTGCGAGAGGGAAGTGCGTGGAAATGCTGGTTATATGGCGGAGAAGCTCAAAAAGTTTGGCTGGGAATATATAGTTGTGGATATACAATGGTATGAGCCTACGGCAGACTCGACTCAGTACCATCCATATGCTCATCTTGATATGGATGGGTATGGCAGATTGATTCCTTCAGCAAATAGATTTCCCTGTGCAAAGGATGGAAAGGGTTTTGCAAAACTGGCCGATTATGTACACTCATTGGGGCTTAAGTTTGGGATACATATATTAAGAGGCATACCCAGGCAAGCGGTTAAGGCCAATACGCCTGTATTAGGCTCGGATAAACATGCAGCAGACATTGCAAATATCAACTCTGTATGTTCATGGAATACCGATATGTACGGAATAGATGCGTCTAAAGAAGGCGCACAGGAATATTATAATTCTATAATCAACATGTACGCCGGGTGGGGAATCGATTTTATTAAAGTCGATGATATCTGTTCCCCATATTCCGCTGGAGAAGTCGAGCTAGTTCAGAATGCGATATCGAATTGCAGCAGAGATATAGTACTCAGCCTTTCACCGGGGCCTGCTCCGTTGGAATTTGCCGAGCATTTGAAAGCACATGCAAACATGTGGCGTATTTCAGGAGACTTCTGGGATAACTGGGAACAGCTCTATAAGCAGTTTAAACTTTTGGCTGACTGGAATGAACATATGGGACCAGGCCGCTGGCCGGATGCAGATATGCTTCCCCTCGGACATATTTGCTTGAGAGAAGCTTCTTTTGGCGGCAAGGGAAAATGGAGCGGCTTTACCAAGGATGAGCAGGTAACATTGATGTCCCTGTGGTGCATTGCTCGTTCACCTCTAATGTTCGGAGGAGAGATGACTCATAATGATAAGTGGACACTGGATCTTATAACAAATGAGGAAGTATTATCTATACTGAAAAATTCCAATTCAAACAGGCAACTATATAGAAAAGATGATAAAGTTGTATGGACGGCTGCAGGCGATAATGACGAAATTTATGTTGCTTTGTTTAATTTAAACGAATCGGTTCAGGATATAAGTATTAAATTTTCCGATCTTGGGCTACATGGGGAATATATGCTTAGAAATCTCTGGAGTCATCAAAATTCAGGCATGGTTAATTCAGATGTAAGATTTGAATTCAAACCTCATAGTTCGAAATTATTTAAACTGACGAAAATCAAATAA